The following proteins are co-located in the Peromyscus maniculatus bairdii isolate BWxNUB_F1_BW_parent chromosome 23, HU_Pman_BW_mat_3.1, whole genome shotgun sequence genome:
- the LOC107400009 gene encoding disks large homolog 5-like, with protein MVLGGRSGSWRQSSSFLVIFQHLYSQHLSEQTQLKEKVRMLLEDKKKLQGEQILLQESCEEAKRLCEEAHEKIYDLWTWQLQEHQRLEENLQSLLKQKELLTRQRDLAVKLQHHFTVSQMRFENLQQELEQTTAQGESLLQMELLGQKHYVPEN; from the exons ATGGTATTAGGAGGCAGGAGTGGCAGTTGGAGgcagagctcatcatttttggtgatatttcagcacctctacagtcagcacctgagtgaacagactcagctgaaggaaaaagtgagaatgttgctagaggacaagaaaaagctgcagggggagcagattttactacaagagtcctgtgaggaggcaaagaggctctgtgaagaggcccatgagaagatctatgacctctggacatggcagctgcag gaacatcaaagacttgaggaaaatcttcagtccctgctgaagcagaaggagctgctcacccggcaaagggacttggcagtaaagctgcagcatcacttcactgtgtcccagatgag gtttgaaaacctccagcaggaactggagcagaccacagcccagggagagagcctcctgcagatggagctgctggggcagaaacactatgttccag aaaactga